From the genome of Thiomicrorhabdus indica:
GCAAGTATTCCTATCGCTTGGGAATTTATGCATGATTACCAGAGACAACGGGTACTGACCTTCTTGGATCCCGAATCCGATCCTTTAGGTGCGGGTTACCACATCATTCAGTCTAAAATAGCCATTGGTTCAGGCGGTATTGAAGGCAAAGGTTTTTTAGGCAGTACTCAAGCGCATCTTGAATTTTTACCAGAAAGTACTACCGATTTTATTTTCTCCGTTCTCTCAGAAGAGTTTGGATTGATTGGGGTCATTATTTTACTACTGATGTACTTGTTCGTTATTGGTCGAGGTTTGTATATTTCAGCAAAGGCCGAAGATAACTTTACTCGCTATGTCGCAGCAAGCCTCATCATGACATTCTTTATTTATGTATTTGTCAACATCTCGATGGTGAGTGGTCTACTTCCCGTCGTCGGCCTTCCACTCCCTTTAGTCAGCTACGGTGGAAGTTCATTGGTCACCTTAATGATTAGTTTTGGAATATTAATGTCAATCCACACCCATAAAAAACTATTACGACAAGCAAAATACTAACGAAGCAAAGACCATTGAAAAGTTTTGCCAAGTCACTATTCAGGACTGAAAATCACAAACAATTTATGGTAGAGTAAGTGCAACTTTACCGGCCGGTATCAATATGCTTACATAACACCGGACAATAATAAAAACACAATTACCTTAACAAGGGATGCACTCTCCATGATGCGACTGTTACAACCCGTTCTGATTTTTCTTTTCTCATTTTTGTCACTTAACATTCAGGCTCAACCGACTACCAATATTGCAATGCCTGCCATTCCAGTCATTCCTTCTGCACCGGATATTGCTGGAGATGCTTATCTGCTTATCGATTTTCATAGTGGGCATATTCTGGCCAGTAATGACCCGGATAAACGCGTTGAGCCGGCCAGTTTGACTAAAATCATGACAGGCTTTGTGGTGATTAACGAAATCCGTAATGGTAATCTGAGTTTAAACGACATGGTAACCATTAGCCCAAAAGCTTGGAAAACACCGGGCTCAAAAATGTTTATTGAAGTGGGCAAACAAGTGTCGGTTCAAGATTTAATTAAAGGCATGGTCATTCAATCAGGTAATGACGCATCGGTTGCGTTGGCCGAACATATTGCAGGCAGTGAAGAAGTCTTTGCGCAATTGATGAATAAATATGCGCAATCACTGGGTATGACAAATACGAACTATATGAATGCAACAGGTTTGCCACACCCAGAACACTTCACAACTGCGCGAGATTTGTCTATCCTCACCAAGGCACTGATTGAAAAATTCCCAGACGAATACCAATGGTACTCGGAAAAGAAATTTACCTTCAACAACATTACGCAATACAACCGCAATAAACTTCTTTGGCAAGATCCAACCGTAGATGGCCTAAAAACTGGCCATACGGAAAGTGCTGGATATTGTTTAGTCTCCTCTGCCAAACGGGAAGAAATGCGCCTGATCAGCATTGTGCTCGGTACCAAAAGTGCCAAAAGCCGCATTCAAGAATCTCAAAAACTCCTAAACTACGGCTTCCGTTTTTTTGAAACACACAAAGTGTATAGCGCCAAGCAACGCTTGAATGATGTCAAAGTTTGGGAAGGCAATAAAGATTTAGTGGGTGTTGGATTAACCGATGATTTGTACATCACCATTCCTCGTGGTCAATACAAAAATCTGGAGATTGAATCAACGATTACACCAGAGCTAAAAGCTCCAATTACTGAAACTCAACCACTTGGCACGCTGCAAATCAATCTTTCAGGAAAACCTGTCATTGAACGCCCTCTCGTTGCCCTTTCAGGTGTTGAAGAAGGTTCTTTTTTGAAAAAAGTTATGGATCAAATCAAGCTGACGTTTAAATCTTTATTGGATTAACTTACGACCTTCAGTTAAAGAAATAAATGTTTTGCTTTGAATGATTCTAAAGCCGCATCCACAGTGATCGCGGCTTTTTTGTTGCATGAATGAAAAACCTTGAAGTATGTTTTTGATAAAATCCAACGCATTACAGCATTACAAATAGTATTCAAACAAACCTTACCTTTTAAATTCTTTGCCGGCCGGTAAAAACGACTGCTTAGTTAAAAGATGTAAAATTTGAAAACGATATGGAAAATAAGATGACAAAAGATTTACATACCCCTGACAGCGAGACATTAATTGAATTCCCATGTGATTATCGTTTAAAGGCCATGGGAGAAAATTCTGAGGAATTTGTCGAATTGGTTTATAAGGTCTGTTGCAAATACGCGCCTAATACTCCACGAGATAATATCAAAATCAACAATTCCAAAGGGAAACGTTTTATCTCTGTCAATGTGACATTCTATGCTACCTGCATCGAACAAATTCATGGTATTTATGGCGAGCTGAAACAACACCCAGAAGTCAAAATGACACTGTAAAGTCACAATAACTTCGCGACTTGTAATGACTGACTGCATCCCAATTCACATTCACTCCCTAGGACGTGTTGATTACCTTAACACTTGGCAAGCAATGCAATCCTTTACCGAGCAGCGCACGCCTGAAACACCTGACGAGCTCTGGATTGTTGAGCACCCACCTGTTTACACTCAAGGTTTGAATGGCAAAGCCGAACACCTGCTCAACCCAAACCCAAAGATTCCAATTGTCCAAACCGATCGTGGTGGTCAGATTACTTATCACGGCCCCGGACAGTTGGTCATTTATGTATTGATCGATTTAAAGCGTCGTAAGCTAGGTGTTCGCGCGCTTGTCAGTCTCATTGAAAATAGTCTAATTGAGTTGCTTGCTAATCTTAATATTGAATCAACTGCGCGCGCCGATGCCCCAGGCGTTTATGTAAAAGGCAAAAAAATTGCCTCTTTAGGTTTAAAAATTCGCAAACAAAAAAGCTATCACGGTCTGGCGTTAAATATCGATATGGACTTAACCCCTTTTCAGGCGATTAACCCATGCGGCCTTCAAGGTATGCAAATGACTCAACTGAAAGATGAGTTCACACAACTTTCCGACAACCCATTGCCAAGCTTTGACAAAATCGGGGCACAGCTTACCGAAATTATTTCAGCACAGTTAATTTCCAGCTGAATATCACAGTTAAAGATACCGGCCGGTAAACATTGTATGACGCACAATTTCGTGTGCAATTTTTGAAAACCTCCAACTTGGCTTATAATGACGCGCTTAATTGATAAATCGGAACTGTCCATGTCGAACGTGCCTGAACGCCAAGAAATCCCAATTGAACAAATTGGTTCAATCAAAGCTCGCAACGCAGCCATGTCGAAAGGCGAATACAAAACCAAATCGTTAAAACATCGTCCTGACCCGGAAGCAGAAAAGCTAAAAAAACCACGTTGGATTAAAGCTCAGCTTCCAAAAACGAAAGATATACCTCGGATTCGCGAATTGAAAAACATTATGCGTGAACAAGGTTTGCATAGTGTCTGCGAAGAAGCATCGTGCCCTAATCTCGGTGAATGTTTTGGACATGGCACAGCCACCTTTATGATCATGGGCGACATTTGCACCCGAAAATGCCCATTCTGTGATGTCACGCATGGCCGCCCGAAACCTTTAAATCAAGAAGAACCAGCGCACTTAGCGCGAACTGTAAAAGCCATGCAGCTTAAATATGTGGTAATTACATCGGTTGACCGCGATGATCTTCGTGATGGCGGTGCGACACATTTTAAAAATGTTGTGCAAGCTCTTCGGGATGAACTGCCGGATTTAAAAATTGAAACCCTCGTCCCTGATTTTCGTGGTCGATTAACTGTCGCACTTGAAACACTGGGACAAATGCCGCCGGATGTGTTGAATCACAACTTGGAAACGGTACCGCGCCTTTATGAAGAAGCACGACCAGGCGCAGATTATCAAGCTTCTCTGGATTTACTTAAACGTTTTAAAGCGTCTAACCCCGAAGTTAAAACGAAATCAGGCTTAATGGTGGGCTTAGGTGAAACCATGGATGAACTATTACAAGTCATGCGTGATTTACGCGCCCATAATGTTGAAATGCTGACCGTCGGTCAATACCTACAACCCAGTAGTTTCCATTTAGCTGTTAAAAAATATTGGACACCAGAAGAGTTTAAACAGATTGAAATCGCAGGCTATGAAATGGGTTTTGAAAATGTTGCTTCTGGGCCAATGGTACGCAGCTCTTATCACGCTGACTTACAGGCACAAGCTGACAATGGAAATGTGAGTTTCAACATTAATTTGGACTGAACAACATTATTTTGGATTCTACAAAATTAATTTGTACTGAGAATGGCCGAAATTTTCCTAAACACACCACCTATTAGAGAGTTTCCGAAAGGAGACTGGACAATCATTTGGCACGGACGGGTAACTAGAAACCCGAAAGTGCCGTCAGAATTACTTATCGAAGTTCTTATTCGCTCCAAAAATGGTGATCGAACAATAGAAATCGGAGTCGGCCAACTTCCACTTCTAAAAATCGGTTCTAATTGGAGAGATAAACGGCTTACAGATTGGAACTAAAGAACGCCCAAGATACCTAATACTTCAATTGCTAAAGTGTTCGCATCCATTCCCTTTTTCGCAGCTTCAAGTTGACCGAGATAATAACTCGACAAAGGCCGATTCCGAAACGGATATGGGGCCTGAAGAAAAGAAAGCCTACGACCGAAATACGACGAAAAGGAAATTGATGATCAAGAACTGAATAGTGAAACGGAAACGCACAAAAACCTGCCTATTCAAAACATCCTCAGCCAAACGTCTCAATTCGATTTTTTGGAAAATAAAGAAATTATCAACCCGGAAAGCAAAGAATACAACCGCTATAAACCCCCGACAAACAAACCTAAAGCGCCGGAATCCGACGGATTAGGAACCGGGCAAGGCGACTATAGCAAGGACTCTACAAACCAAATCGAAGCAAAAGCGTTGGTGCTGATTTAAAAATGCTTCAAGAAGCAGTAAAACAATTATCTGCGGAAGGCATAAACATCAAAATTAGAAGAATTGACGTTGTACCTCTGTCTGAAGCCAGCACAAGAAGGCAATGGCTTAATTGGAGTCTGCTAGCAGAACGCGAAGAAGCTATATTAGCGTCGATATTAAACACAATGGTAGTCACTACTAACGTAAGAAAGGCGAATGCACGGTTGGGTTACTTAAAAGCAATCACAGAATTGGCAACGAGATACCTTGATAGCATTATGAAAAATCTAGCTCGTTACAAGGGTGTTTGAGAAGGTGAAAAATGGCTCTGTCACAAATGCATTTTTAGTACAAACAGAAAGAGTTCTTCATACTTTGAATACTGCTAATAAACTATGTACAATAACTCGTTACAAAATATCCTAGTTAACACTAGAAAGATCTATACCATATAATTTTTCAAGATAAGCGTCTACCATATTTTGACTATTTTCACTCAATAAATACTCAATATCTTCATCAGAAAATGGATAAATACCAAAAGATTTAATGTAATTTTTACTTAATGAAAAATACCCTGAACCATATGGTTTACTTGTATTAGTAATATAAAACCAAAACAATCTGGACTGCATAATTTTTTTCGCTAGCCTCAAAGGATATTCTTCCTGAGAAATTAAAGCCATACCATTATGGAATAGCAAAGAATCATCATTACTTAAAATATAGTTTGGAATCTTAGGAGAGATATGAGGGAATAATAGCTTAAAAGAATGCTTATCCAACCCCTGATTTCTACCATATGAAAACCACTCCTGATATTTACCTTTTCCTTTATCGCGTCTCGATAACGGTTCTTTATGTGCTAAAAGATAACGATATGCTTCTGGGTAACAACTAGCCATTTTTTTTTCTTGTATTACTGATGCAGAGCCATTCTCATAAAAATAAGGAAATATTATCTTACGTTTAGCAATTGTTAGGTCGTTACAATCTATAAACTTATTGGAATTGACAATATCAACACAAATATTCTTTTCTATTTTAAATCCATCCTGAATGTGATAATAAACCTCATCTTCTTCAATAGGACTGAAAATAAAAATATTGTTTTTTAATGTTGCTATACCGTTACTTGTTCTAAAAACTTTTTGAAAAGGCTGCCCTGTAGCTTCAATTTTGGAAATTATTTCTGTCGCCTGCAAGTTCCAACCGTTGTGATTATCGAGAAGATTGTAATCAATTTTCTTCATCCCCGAGTCATCAATAGCATTAATTTTTGTTATCCTTTTATAGCGAATACAGCCATTTGATTTATTCGTTATAAAACAGATACAAGTGTAAGTTGATCTTGACTCAAAAACTTGCAAATCACCAAAGTCAATAATAGAAAACGGATATTCTGAACCACTTAAAAACTCTCTTAAGGCTCGACCATTCAAGCTTTTAAAAAAAGTGTTCATTGTTATATAACCCAAAACCCCAGATGATTTTAAATTACGCAAGCCTATTTCAAAAAAGGGGATATATAAATCTGGGTGGCCAGTCGAGGAAACATTCCAGTTTTTTAGTAACAACTTTGATTCATTATCAATATTTCGAGAACATACATATGGAGGGTTACCAACTACAAAATCAAATCCATTAAAACCATCAATCACCTTATGAAAATCAAAACCGAGGGTATTTCCAACAAACAAATTAAAATTAAACTCTTGCTTGTCCTCACCGTTTAATATCGCCAAGATAGACAAAATAATTTCAGTGCGCTCAATCGAATACTCCATCAAGTCCACGCCAAATAAGTGCTTAGCGAAAATATCTTCATAGCTAAAATTAAAGTCTTTATGAATAATCTCTGCCGCAGTCACTAAAAAACCACCACATCCACAAGCCAAATCACAAACACTCGAATTTTTATCAAAACTTTCTCGATGAATTAAACTATCAATAATGAATTTTCGGATTGATTTTGGGGTATAGATTGCACCGGTAACAATTTTATCCTCTGGTGAAATCACAAACTCAAATGAAGTAATCAGCGACTCAAGCGACACAACACTAAATTTCTTTTCAAATTCTTGAAATAATTCAAAGTCTTTATCATTTTCTTTAATGATTAAAGAATTTATCAGTTTATTTTTTACAAACGCGTAATTATTTGTTTTTAGAAAAGACGAAACTATTAATCTATTCGTTTCAATAACAGAGCAAGAGCATGAATTAAGGAACTTAAATATTTCTTTATTCATGAAACAGCCAATGGAAAAACATTTTCAAATGTAAAGTCTTGATGAGAGTTACCACTTTCATATGCTCGAAAATAAGGAGTGAACATTCTCTCTTTAGCCCTAAAAATAATTTCCTCATAGTCAAAGTCATTAAACAGCTTGTTTAAAAACACATAGTCTTTCATGCTACAAAAATTCTTCAAAATAAAATGTAATCCCAAAATGACATCCATAGGAGGGTGGGGCAGCCTTGGTGCGCCTAAAAAAACTGCACCCGATATTGCTCTTCCCTCTAATCTATTTCCACCAGACTGAAAGTGATAGAGAGGATGAGAAACTTTAGGAGGGTTAGCCCCAGGCTTCCTAATATCCTTATCTAAATGCCATGAATTAAAGTGCTCACCATCCTCATCAATACCTTTCAGTTCAATCTGAAAATCAAATGAATCCTGAATTCTGTCATTAACACTAATATCAACTGAAATATCAAACTCAACACAAGAATCAAAAGTAATTGTTAGAGTGTTAAGTTTTGGAGGAATACTACCCGACATCGCTTTCTTTAAAACAATTTCTATATTTTCAGCACAAACACAGATTAGATTGCCTGAATGGTGTTTAACCTTACCTGCAACTACATATAAAGTAGACTCTAGGTTTTGGAATATTTTATCACTATCATATGTTTGTACTTTTTGGGCAAGCGTTTCCAGATCTTTAGCATACTGCAGTCTATCCCACTCCACATTAATACCCTTTTGCTAAAGCTTTAAAACGCTCTTTATCTATTTCAGAAAGCTGTTGAAATAAATCGTTATCACACACGCTGTCATATGAATAGTATTCTGGTTCAACCCAAGGAACTTCTGACAATATGTTTTTTTTCTCAAAAGCTTCACTAGGATCGATTGGAATATAGCTGTGATGACAAATAGTCCAAAATTTTCTTGTTACAGAACTAGCGTCCCCTTCGACTCTTTCAAGTTCAATCTCTGGAAATTGTTCTTTTAAAATAATTAGTTTTTCCTCAGCTGATAGACGTCTCAGATGGAGACTTTGTTGCAATTCATGACGCCACCAATACTGAATACCCTCGGCCCACCAGCGTTTGTATGCCCCTGAATAAACCCCCTTATATCTATATTGCTCGAACTTTTGAAGTAAGTCATTCCAATCAACAGAGCCCTTACTTACACCAAGTCTTGCGGTTAATACATCTTCACCAATAAGCACGCCAATAGGTTTTACAATTTTATCTAAAATAAAACCTGATACTTGGTATGTGCTATCTGAATTAACTGATTTCAAAAAATCAACAATTCTTGGGTCAATGTTTTCGATTAAATTATCGGGGATTTCCAGTAGGTCAAGCACTGATTGTTTGTTAACAATTCTCTCTTTTATCTCTTTATACGATTCAATCAGTTCTTTCATTAGAGTTGTATATTTATCTAAATTCTGATGAAATTTTTCTTTATTTATTGAGAAATCAAATAAATCGTTGCTAGTGAAGTCCTTATAAAAATTTTGCATCTTTGAATTGTTCGATAACAAAACGATCGGAATACTTAAAGATGCGTCTTCGACCCCCTGACTTCTAAAAGACTGGGCTAATGCAGGCGCATCGGTTTCACCACCACCCTCAAGAAGCTTATAATCCATTAAAATCAAATCAGGATTGGAACCGTTAATACAGCTAACAGTTTCAGCAAACGTTATAGGTTTACAATGAATTGGTTCTAATCCAAATCGCTTCAAATCTTTTAAAACGGAACCTGCATCTTGATCTTCTACATATACGACTTTATAAACCATTCTCATCCAATTCCTTATCTGTAGCCTTGCTTATTTCAACTCTAACCGTGGTAGAAAAATCCATCTTAGGTGAAACTACATAAATATTTCCGCGGTAACCTTTAACAATATCTTTTGTTATTTTCAGACCCAATCCGGTACCCAAAATTTCAGAATTTTGGTCCAACAGTTCGAAACTTTCAACATTTGTTGTTGTATAAAACTCTTCAAATATTCTTTCTTCATTACCTGCTTCAATACCATCACCATTATCTGAGAACTCAACATAAATCATGTCGTCTTGCTCACCGCACTCAATAAAAATTTGACCTTGAGACTTTGCTCTTTGAATCGCCTTCTTCGAGTTTGTATAAAAATTGAATAAAATTGAGGACCATTCAGAAGGGTGCATAGATTTGGTATAAAGCCAATCTCTATTAAATTTTGGCTCTAGCATTTCTATATTTGACTTTTGCGCATCTAACTTCATTGTTTTAACAAACTTAGAAATGACACTACGCATGTTTTGAGGGCGAATATCCCTTATCAGATTTTGAGAGACTACATCATTAAAATACGATGTGTAGTTATGGAAAGAATCAAAATTTTCACTCAGTAAACATACCCTTTCAAAAACTTCAGTTTCACCTTCTAGCTTATCTAATAAAAATGAGACATCACTTCGAATATGATCCATATGATGTTTTATTTCGTGAATAAACTGAGAAACTGTTAACCCCACACTACTCAAAACTCTCAACATCGAACGCTCTTTTATCAAGCTAGTCAACTCAGATTTATGTAATACCTCAAGCTCCTCTACAGCTTCCTTTATTTTTTTAGCACGACGTTTTCTTTTAGTTTTTCCTTGAGGGCTTTCATCATCAAATTCTTTTTCTAGCTCTTCAATGGTTTTGGCTATATTTTGAATTCGAAGCTCTATTTTTTCCCAGTTCCCTCTATCATCTTTTTTCTGTCCCGATGTTGCCTTGACATTTCGATTCGCTGCAACCGCTAATACACCCGTAATAATAGTTCTATGTACAAAATTTCTTAGCTGTCTAAAGGCCTCATTCTCAATCAAACCTTCACGACTAGAAGTCTCGTTAAAGTTGTTTTCTTTATCTTTTAATTCCACGAAACCGAAAAAATTAATATTTGAGTGTTGAGGAAGAATGGTTCTTCTTCGAACAGACCTATCTAAATCTAACCAATCGTCACCAGGCTCCGCATATGGTAAAACTCTAAATCCATTCCTATACAGCCTGATTCCACCTTCTTTTCTAGCAAGTTTTCTTATACTACTTGCATGCATTTTTGGAATTAAATCACTATCGTAAATATAATAAAATGCTCTAAACCTTACATACCTTAATTCAGTAAAAGGCTTTGATTTATCATCAGGATCGTTGCCTATTTCACCAATTTCATTAATGCCTAATTTTTCACTATCGACTGTATATATTCCTATTCCTGTTTCATCAATATAACCTTCGATTTCAGCGATAGCATGCTCATAAACCATTACTTCTTTATCGGCTACAATTACTGGCTTCTCGAAATTATTTTGTTTAAAAAACTTGGCTTTAAATCCGGGATCAAGATCTGAATTTCCATCTAAATTAACAATATCCGATAAAGCAAAGGGTTGAATAATATTAGAAACATATCTATATACCCTTTTTATTGATGCGGTTGTCCACTTATCTCTTAGTTCCTCAATAACTAAGACAGTTCCTTTGTCTTTCACTTTATCAATAACATTTAATCTATTTGAAATACTATTCAGATCAATGTCGTTAGTGTATTCACTCCAATTAATTGTTAATGAAAGTGCAAAGTCATCTGCATCAGTTTGAGTAACGATTGTTAATTTTTTACCTAGTCTTTGAACTGAAAACCTTCCAATTCCTTTCTGACCGGCACGCTGTCTTTTATAATTTCTGGATAACGGATTATGCACTTTATCGGTAGATGAAATTCTCATAAAACCATTAACCAACTCTTCTCTGGTCATGCCATCGCCATCATCCTCAATAATAAGGGTTCCGCCAAGGTCATCCGAATTTTTAAAAGTTAAAACTACTTCAGTGGCATCCGCATCATAAGAGTTTTTCACAAGTTCAGATACAGCTGTCTCTTGGCGAGCAACCAATTCTTGTCCTAATCTGTCAATGATACCCGCATCAATAGAAAATCGAACTTTATCTTTTTCCTGGGCTACTATTCGATGAGTCAATTCAATCAACTCATCGCTACTATAGTCTTCACTAGCTAATAGGATTTTTAACTTCTCTTTTATCTCTTCAATTGTTTGCTCTTCATTACTCATGCAGCCATACTCAAATTCAATTTTTTCTGTTTTCAAAAGCTCAATTCTCTTAGTGTAATGAACTTTAAGAGGTTCAGTTACTGACGTAAACCAAAATGGAACCGAAGCTATATCTTTCACTAAGAGATTGTAACGAATCCCACCATTCTGCCAAGCAGAATACAAAATTTTTGGCTATTCATCTAGCAACCAGAAAGCACATTGGGCAATTTGAAAACGAGTCTCCACATCGTTTGCTTCAATGAGCTCCGTAATTCGGGCGCGCTACCGGTTGCCGGTCGACATTAATGCCATATTGGTTGCAAGCCCGCTGGATCATTTTCCCTCTAAATTCAGTCGCATTGTCCATATGCCAGCCATCAGGAATTCCCCAGCAAGGCCAATCACCGTTAATATTGTATTTAGCGAGCCAATTCTCTTTAGGTAAAATTGCATGAGAAATCGCCAAACTGGTAATCAGTCCGGACGTTGCATCAAAGCCAACTCGAAACCCCAGAACCATTCTGGAAAAGACATCAAAAACCACTGTAATCCATGGTCGACCAACCGGTTTACGCCAATGATCATCGCAAAGCTGAATATCTAATTAAGTATGATCCACTTGAACATAGGCTAAAGGCCAATCTGCTCCGGGAAATTTCCCTCTGATTGCAGAGTATTTTTCGGCCGCTTTTTTCTGCCCTTCGCGAGCCGCCATCATCTCTTTGGGGTTTTTCTTGGTTATCCAGTTTCTAATCGTATTGCAGTGCGGAGACTTGAGGTTTTTCAAGCGACATAATCTTTCTACTTAACGACAAACCTTAGCAACCGACTTTTTCTGTTGAGTTTTGTATTCATTTTGGATAGCCGTTTCGACAATTTCTTTAATCTCCGGCGCTAATCGAGGTTCGCCTTTGTCGGTTCGATCTTCTCTAAGTAAATCAGTCACTTTGCCGGTTTCTTGAAAACGCTTTATCCAGCCGTATAGAGTATTTGTCGATATCCCGAATTCTTTGGCTCTAGCTTCCACCATTTTACGAGTTCGTCCTGCAACCAGTAATGGTTGAACAATATCAAACCTTTCCATGGCTTGGTTCCAAGAATCATCGGAAATTCTTTGCAAATCATCTGTCTTTTTCGGTTCTTCAAATTTAGATACTGAAACCTCAGAGATGGAAACCTCTTTAATTGCGCCTGTTTCAGCATAAATGAGAACTACTGTATTTATACTATTCACTTGGCGGATAAAATAGCGTTCGTTTTGATAAACCACGCTTTCGCCGATTTCAAGTTGAAGCAAACCGTTATTACCCATATCCAAACCTTAAAATCGGCGTGTTCATATTCAACGGACTGCTCTCCAAATCGCATATCATTTGGCGAGTGCCAACCAAATACCACAGAGTCGGCAACAAGGCAGCCTTATCCCAATCACTTTGCACTAATTCACTCAATAATTGAGCCAGCGTTGAACTTTTCAGTTCGCGGAGTTTATTATCGAGCAGATTCATATCACCTTCTCTA
Proteins encoded in this window:
- a CDS encoding HsdM family class I SAM-dependent methyltransferase, giving the protein MNKEIFKFLNSCSCSVIETNRLIVSSFLKTNNYAFVKNKLINSLIIKENDKDFELFQEFEKKFSVVSLESLITSFEFVISPEDKIVTGAIYTPKSIRKFIIDSLIHRESFDKNSSVCDLACGCGGFLVTAAEIIHKDFNFSYEDIFAKHLFGVDLMEYSIERTEIILSILAILNGEDKQEFNFNLFVGNTLGFDFHKVIDGFNGFDFVVGNPPYVCSRNIDNESKLLLKNWNVSSTGHPDLYIPFFEIGLRNLKSSGVLGYITMNTFFKSLNGRALREFLSGSEYPFSIIDFGDLQVFESRSTYTCICFITNKSNGCIRYKRITKINAIDDSGMKKIDYNLLDNHNGWNLQATEIISKIEATGQPFQKVFRTSNGIATLKNNIFIFSPIEEDEVYYHIQDGFKIEKNICVDIVNSNKFIDCNDLTIAKRKIIFPYFYENGSASVIQEKKMASCYPEAYRYLLAHKEPLSRRDKGKGKYQEWFSYGRNQGLDKHSFKLLFPHISPKIPNYILSNDDSLLFHNGMALISQEEYPLRLAKKIMQSRLFWFYITNTSKPYGSGYFSLSKNYIKSFGIYPFSDEDIEYLLSENSQNMVDAYLEKLYGIDLSSVN
- the lipB gene encoding lipoyl(octanoyl) transferase LipB, coding for MTDCIPIHIHSLGRVDYLNTWQAMQSFTEQRTPETPDELWIVEHPPVYTQGLNGKAEHLLNPNPKIPIVQTDRGGQITYHGPGQLVIYVLIDLKRRKLGVRALVSLIENSLIELLANLNIESTARADAPGVYVKGKKIASLGLKIRKQKSYHGLALNIDMDLTPFQAINPCGLQGMQMTQLKDEFTQLSDNPLPSFDKIGAQLTEIISAQLISS
- a CDS encoding YbeD family protein, whose product is MTKDLHTPDSETLIEFPCDYRLKAMGENSEEFVELVYKVCCKYAPNTPRDNIKINNSKGKRFISVNVTFYATCIEQIHGIYGELKQHPEVKMTL
- the lipA gene encoding lipoyl synthase encodes the protein MSNVPERQEIPIEQIGSIKARNAAMSKGEYKTKSLKHRPDPEAEKLKKPRWIKAQLPKTKDIPRIRELKNIMREQGLHSVCEEASCPNLGECFGHGTATFMIMGDICTRKCPFCDVTHGRPKPLNQEEPAHLARTVKAMQLKYVVITSVDRDDLRDGGATHFKNVVQALRDELPDLKIETLVPDFRGRLTVALETLGQMPPDVLNHNLETVPRLYEEARPGADYQASLDLLKRFKASNPEVKTKSGLMVGLGETMDELLQVMRDLRAHNVEMLTVGQYLQPSSFHLAVKKYWTPEEFKQIEIAGYEMGFENVASGPMVRSSYHADLQAQADNGNVSFNINLD
- a CDS encoding helix-turn-helix domain-containing protein translates to MGNNGLLQLEIGESVVYQNERYFIRQVNSINTVVLIYAETGAIKEVSISEVSVSKFEEPKKTDDLQRISDDSWNQAMERFDIVQPLLVAGRTRKMVEARAKEFGISTNTLYGWIKRFQETGKVTDLLREDRTDKGEPRLAPEIKEIVETAIQNEYKTQQKKSVAKVCR
- a CDS encoding DDE-type integrase/transposase/recombinase, whose translation is MVFDVFSRMVLGFRVGFDATSGLITSLAISHAILPKENWLAKYNINGDWPCWGIPDGWHMDNATEFRGKMIQRACNQYGINVDRQPVARPNYGAH
- a CDS encoding D-alanyl-D-alanine carboxypeptidase family protein, with amino-acid sequence MRLLQPVLIFLFSFLSLNIQAQPTTNIAMPAIPVIPSAPDIAGDAYLLIDFHSGHILASNDPDKRVEPASLTKIMTGFVVINEIRNGNLSLNDMVTISPKAWKTPGSKMFIEVGKQVSVQDLIKGMVIQSGNDASVALAEHIAGSEEVFAQLMNKYAQSLGMTNTNYMNATGLPHPEHFTTARDLSILTKALIEKFPDEYQWYSEKKFTFNNITQYNRNKLLWQDPTVDGLKTGHTESAGYCLVSSAKREEMRLISIVLGTKSAKSRIQESQKLLNYGFRFFETHKVYSAKQRLNDVKVWEGNKDLVGVGLTDDLYITIPRGQYKNLEIESTITPELKAPITETQPLGTLQINLSGKPVIERPLVALSGVEEGSFLKKVMDQIKLTFKSLLD
- a CDS encoding ATP-binding protein, with translation MYSAWQNGGIRYNLLVKDIASVPFWFTSVTEPLKVHYTKRIELLKTEKIEFEYGCMSNEEQTIEEIKEKLKILLASEDYSSDELIELTHRIVAQEKDKVRFSIDAGIIDRLGQELVARQETAVSELVKNSYDADATEVVLTFKNSDDLGGTLIIEDDGDGMTREELVNGFMRISSTDKVHNPLSRNYKRQRAGQKGIGRFSVQRLGKKLTIVTQTDADDFALSLTINWSEYTNDIDLNSISNRLNVIDKVKDKGTVLVIEELRDKWTTASIKRVYRYVSNIIQPFALSDIVNLDGNSDLDPGFKAKFFKQNNFEKPVIVADKEVMVYEHAIAEIEGYIDETGIGIYTVDSEKLGINEIGEIGNDPDDKSKPFTELRYVRFRAFYYIYDSDLIPKMHASSIRKLARKEGGIRLYRNGFRVLPYAEPGDDWLDLDRSVRRRTILPQHSNINFFGFVELKDKENNFNETSSREGLIENEAFRQLRNFVHRTIITGVLAVAANRNVKATSGQKKDDRGNWEKIELRIQNIAKTIEELEKEFDDESPQGKTKRKRRAKKIKEAVEELEVLHKSELTSLIKERSMLRVLSSVGLTVSQFIHEIKHHMDHIRSDVSFLLDKLEGETEVFERVCLLSENFDSFHNYTSYFNDVVSQNLIRDIRPQNMRSVISKFVKTMKLDAQKSNIEMLEPKFNRDWLYTKSMHPSEWSSILFNFYTNSKKAIQRAKSQGQIFIECGEQDDMIYVEFSDNGDGIEAGNEERIFEEFYTTTNVESFELLDQNSEILGTGLGLKITKDIVKGYRGNIYVVSPKMDFSTTVRVEISKATDKELDENGL